A single window of Amyelois transitella isolate CPQ chromosome 17, ilAmyTran1.1, whole genome shotgun sequence DNA harbors:
- the LOC106134303 gene encoding ADP-ribosylation factor 2 yields the protein MGLTISSVFTRLFGKKQMRILMVGLDAAGKTTILYKLKLGEIVTTIPTIGFNVETVEYKNISFTVWDVGGQDKIRPLWRHYYQNTQGLIFVVDSSDTKRIAEAENELANMLKEDELNDAVILVFANKQDMPNAMTAAELTNALNLNNLRNRRWYIQATCATQGQGLYEGLDWLSNELAKK from the exons atggGTCTCACAATATCTAGTGTTTTTACAAGGCTTTTCGGAAAGAAACAAATGCGTATACTCATGG TGGGGCTCGATGCCGCCGGTAAAACCACTATACTATACAAGTTAAAACTTGGTGAGATCGTGACTACCATACCTACTATTGGATTCAACGTCGAGACTGTGGAGTACAAAAACATTAGCTTCACGGTATGGGATGTCGGCGGTCAGGATAAAATAAGGCCATTGTGGCGTCATTACTACCAAAACACACAAGGACTTATTTTTGTGGTAGACTCGAGTGACACAAAGAGAATAGCAGAAGCTGAAAATGAGCTAGCTAATATG CTAAAAGAAGATGAATTAAATGATGCAGTTATCCTTGTATTTGCCAACAAACAGGACATGCCAAACGCAATGACCGCAGCTGAGCTTACAAATGCTCTCAATTTAAACAACCTGAGAAACCGTCGT tggtacattcaggcaacttgtGCAACGCAAGGACAAGGGCTCTATGAGGGCCTGGACTGGCTTTCAAATGAATTGGCAAAGAAGTGA
- the LOC106134300 gene encoding ATP-dependent DNA/RNA helicase DHX36, which translates to MSRRGRNSAPYRQCNKGFSWGDRRFEPPTPGTSDDLEPVRRPRGLRGKDIGLYYRDRAMKNAEARKEGNIYGKKGTFKKRPEDYILTLKIPMPIVYKLDADLQSILEKANKSNIKVERDEEVIIKQECKDDSDNFEFKKPKIPQNDLEQNTSKAPDFVPIKNEVSFDYGNNIRQLSFRGAGDFKYGYEDIITGSFDQKLDECLANGIKIIESTNNINEISKQLYDDYTSMLKNSQYNKFLEFRKKLPTYNKTSDLLDVIKNNQVIVISGETGCGKSTQVPQVILDDAIANLKGGNIKILVTQPRRIAALSLAMRVAQERGEKVGTSVGYVVRLERVDCRNRGSITFCTTGVLLVDLETDQGLTKYSHIILDEVHERDTHIDLAMCMLKKVLKKRKDLKLILMSATIDADKLSSYYDDCPMMHIEGLAYPVQDIYLEEILQTTGFIPDLEQMGKNKNMSKPRWHKYIKKKSKETISEQMIKYRAEVGPWLESLKKSGNINNDVYNTLSDYRIEELNTELILNLLIHICRGDPGAVLIFLPGIGDITKLLSLMEQSNAFPSNLYEIYPLHSKLPTVQQQKIFERPPDHIRKIIVATNIAETSITIDDIVYVIDCGRIKYNGLNVEDYITTLQTHWVSKANLRQRRGRAGRCQPGICYHLLTSFRASKLEERLLPELQRNNLLEPVLSIKRLRLGLAESALQLVPDSPDVTTIKRAVKHLQQCGALDDKETLTPLGWHLARLPVHPAAGKLLVLGTLLGCLDRAASLASVWSFKDPFLMVIGHEREAEEAKQNLALGEPSDHVAMSEAIIQWEYLPKRERRSFAYNNFLAHNTLELLSDMKLQLVDHLKQMGFLAAADVRSPWENRNGNNLSVFKAVVAAALYPNIGSVRWIGLQSRKLNRNPRVKVHTPEDGSIQIHPSSVMCVHHKHGGKRIACNNPGANWLVYWLKQRSSDLFLIDVTLVHTLPLLFFGELKIDIMEKDTCLMSISTFKVRCPKDQADKLIQLRKFLDDVLASKITVNSSHATTHSYFEESVLRAVTDLITAEDEGMDYFEEDDTASSDASECEQHPKMFYR; encoded by the exons ATGTCTCGTCGAGGCAGAAATTCGGCACCATACCGGCAATGTAACAAAGGTTTCTCATGGGGAGACAGGCGTTTTGAACCACCAACACCTGGAACTTCTGATGACCTTGAACCAGTGCGTCGCCCACGAGGCTTACGAGGGAAAGACATCGGTCTGTACTATAGAGATCGTGCTATGAAAAACGCAGAAGCGCGTAAAGAAGGGAATATATATGGCAAGAAGGGAACATTTAAGAAGAGGCCTGAGGATTATATT ctCACCCTGAAAATTCCAATGCCTATTGTTTATAAGCTGGATGCAGATTTACAATCTATTCTAGAGAAAGCAAACAAATCAAACATTAAAGTAGAAAGAGATGAAgaagttattataaaacaggAGTGTAAGGATGATTCTGATAATTTTGAGTttaaaaaaccaaaaatacCCCAAAATGACTTAGAACAAAACACTTCTAAGGCTCCTGATTttgtaccaataaaaaatgagGTGTCATTTGATTAtggaaataatataagacagtTGTCATTCAGAGGGGCTGGGGACTTCAAATATGGCTATGAAGACATCATCACGGGTTCATTTGACCAAAAACTTGATGAATGTCTTGCTAATGGAATCAAAATTATTGAGAGTAccaataatattaatgaaataagtaaACAATTGTATGATGATTATACAAGTATGCTAAAAAACTCACAGTACAATAAGTTTTTGGAGTTCAGAAAGAAGCTTCCcacttataataaaaccaGTGACTTGTTGGATGTAATTAAGAATAACCAAGTGATTGTTATAAGTGGTGAGACAGGATGTGGAAAATCAACCCAG GTTCCACAAGTAATTTTAGATGATGCTATTGCTAATCTGAAAGGTggcaatattaaaatactagtAACCCAGCCAAGACGGATTGCTGCTTTATCCTTGGCCATGAGGGTAGCTCAGGAAAGAGGTGAAAAAGTTGGCACATCTGTTGGATATGTTGTGAGACTTGAAAG AGTGGACTGTCGCAACAGAGGGAGTATCACTTTTTGCACGACAGGTGTCCTCCTAGTCGACTTAGAGACAGACCAAGGTTTAACGAAATACAGTCACATTATATTAGATGAGGTGCATGAGAGGGACACGCATATTGATCTTGCTATGTGCATGCTAAAAAAG GTCCTTAAAAAGCGAAAAGATTTGAAGCTCATATTGATGAGCGCGACTATCGACGCTGATAAGCTAAGCTCTTATTACGATGACTGCCCTATGATGCACATAGAAGGGTTGGCATACCCCGTACAGGATATCTATTTAGAAGAAATCCTTCAAACTACTGGATTCATACCAGACTTAGAACAGATggggaaaaataaaaacatgtcGAAGCCGCGATGgcacaaatatataaagaagaaATCAAAAGAAACCATTTCAGAACAGATGATAAAGTATAGAGCTGAAGTTG GGCCTTGGCTAGAATCTTTAAAGAAGTCTGGTAACATAAACAATGACGTATATAACACGTTAAGCGACTATAGAATTGAAGAACTTAACACGGAACTTATTCTTAACCTTTTAATCCATATTTGTCGCGGTGACCCTGGCGCAGTATTAATATTCTTACCGGGCATTGGCGACATTACTAAACTACTCAGCCTAATGGAACAAAGCAATGCTTTCCCTTCAAATCTGTATGAAATCTACCCTTTACATTCAAAGTTACCCACTGTGCAACAACAAAAGATATTCGAAAGACCGCCAGATCATATCAGGAAGATAATAGTGGCGACGAACATAGCAGAGACATCTATAACTATAGACGACATAGTGTATGTGATTGACTGTGGCAGAATCAAATACAATGGGTTGAATGTGGAGGACTATATCACTACACTACAAACGCATTGGGTTTCTAAAGCCAATTTGCGACAAAG ACGCGGGCGTGCTGGTCGTTGCCAGCCAGGCATCTGTTACCACCTCCTGACGTCATTCCGGGCCTCGAAACTCGAAGAACGCCTTCTACCTGAGCTGCAGAGGAACAACCTTCTGGAACCAGTATTATCCATCAAGAGACTAAGGCTTGGCTTAGCGGAATCCGCCCTCCAATTAGTACCCGACTCTCCTGATGTAACTACTATTAAGAGGGCGGTCAAACATCTACAGCA ATGTGGTGCCCTAGATGACAAGGAAACCCTGACGCCTCTAGGCTGGCATTTGGCAAGGCTGCCCGTTCACCCGGCGGCTGGGAAACTACTGGTGCTGGGCACTTTACTGGGCTGTCTCGACCGCGCTGCCAGCCTGGCTTCTGTATGGAGCTTCAAGGACCCCTTTCTAATGGTCATTG GTCACGAGAGAGAAGCAGAAGAGGCCAAACAGAACCTCGCTCTAGGTGAGCCAAGCGACCACGTGGCCATGTCAGAAGCTATCATCCAATGGGAATATCTGCCGAAAAGAGAGAGACGAAGTTTCGCGTACAACAATTTCCTAGCCCATAATACTTTAGAACTTTTATCTGATATGAAGCTGCAATTGGTGGATCATCTAAAGCAAATGGGCTTCTTGGCGGCGGCAGATGTGAGGTCCCCGTGGGAAAATAGGAATGGGAATAATTTAAGCGTTTTCAAAGCTGTCGTTGCAGCCGCCTTGTACCCGAACATCGGCTCTGTGAG ATGGATAGGTCTTCAAAGCAGAAAGCTTAATCGAAATCCGCGTGTAAAAGTGCATACTCCAGAAGACGGCAGTATACAAATACATCCTAGTAGTGTGATGTGTGTCCATCACAAGCACGGTGGCAAAAGGATCGCGTGTAACAACCCGGGCGCCAACTGGTTGGTCTACTGGTTGAAGCAGCGGTCGTCCGATCTCTTCTTAATCGATGTTACCCTAGTACATACGCTACCTCTGCTGTTCTTTGGTGAACTGAAAATTGATATAA tgGAAAAAGATACCTGTCTGATGTCAATATCTACTTTCAAAGTGCGGTGTCCCAAAGACCAAGCAGACAAACTGATTCAATTGAGAAAGTTTTTGGATGATGTTTTGGCTTCGAAAATCACAGTTAACTCTTCTCATGCTACCACACACAGCTATTTTGAAGAAAGCGTTTTAAG AGCTGTCACCGATTTGATCACTGCTGAGGACGAAGGTATGGATTACTTCGAAGAAGACGACACGGCCAGCTCAGACGCGTCAGAATGTGAACAACATCCAAAGATGTTTTATCGGTAA
- the LOC106134302 gene encoding enoyl-CoA hydratase domain-containing protein 3, mitochondrial has translation MFAATLTKYSRSLPIFTRKNSQYVSTTETNGTREITLNHEKTKNSLSLDMMSDLTEAINRNKDDITLRAIVLSAKGNVFSAGHNLKELQSSTGLEQHKLVFQKATELMKSIIQSPVPVIAKVNGFATAAGCQLVATCDMIVCSDTSKFSTPGANFGIFCSTPGIAIGRCMPKSRATYMLFTGEPITAREAYESGLVTKLVPADQLDREVNEIVEKIKLKSRRVITLGKQFFYKQIDLDLLEAYKLGEDTMVQNINIDDGQEGIRSFVEKRNANWSHK, from the exons ATGTTTGCTGCGACGCTG ACAAAATATTCAAGGTCATTGCCAATATTTACTCGAAAAAACAGCCAATATGTTTCGACAACAGAAACCAATGGAACCCGGGAAATTACTTTGAACCATGAAAAGACAAA aaattcacTATCCCTGGACATGATGAGCGACCTTACCGAAGCAATCAACAGAAATAAAGATGATATAACATTGAGGGCTATAGTTTTGAGTGCTAAAGGCAATGTGTTTTCTGCAGGTCACAATTTAAAAGAGTTG CAATCCTCCACAGGTTTAGAACAACACAAGTTGGTTTTCCAAAAAGCCACAGAACTGATGAAGTCTATAATACAAAGCCCTGTGCCCGTTATAGCTAag gTAAACGGTTTCGCTACAGCGGCTGGATGCCAATTAGTCGCGACATGCGACATGATAGTTTGTTCGGACACAAGCAAATTCTCTACACCGGG agcaAATTTTGGGATATTTTGTTCAACACCAGGGATTGCGATAGGGCGGTGTATGCCCAAATCGCGAGCTACTTACATGCTTTTTACAG ggGAACCAATCACAGCACGAGAGGCGTACGAAAGTGGTTTAGTCACAAAATTAGTTCCTGCAGACCAACTAGATCGCGAAGTTAAtgaaattgttgaaaaaataaaactaaaaagtcGTAGAGTCATCACTCTTgggaaacaatttttttacaagcAAATTGATTTAGATCTGCTCGAAGCGTATAAGTTGGGTGAAGACACTATGGtacaaaatatcaatattgatGATGGTCAAGAAGGAATTCGGAGTTTTGTTGAAAAACGGAATGCAAATTGGAGTcacaaatag
- the LOC106134333 gene encoding polypeptide N-acetylgalactosaminyltransferase 3 isoform X2 — translation MLLRSEPWSLLCRGRKKKIVTLVIVLMFLINALFYVALVLHNTVKKRLENKRYYDNNSYLDKNGMKVIVGHYIGGNNGGPLSDDEVNANNYAPVAGAGEGGRPVQISQRELITAKELFSLHSYNIVVGDKISINRSLPDMRSESCRSVEYDINNLPTATVIIVFHNEAWSTLMRTVMSVILRSPEQLIKQIILVDDASERAYLGKELEDAIADFPKVHLLRNSKRTGLVGARLLGAKAAIGDVLVFLDAHCEVTPGWLEPLLERAGSDDVFICPHIDVISDDTFTYTKSIDAHWGAFSWHLHFRWLFPSKEVMKQKEEDPSKPYPTPAMAGGLYAVRKSLFWRLGSYDEGMVIWGSENLELSWRAWQCGARVEITPCSRVGHLFRRRTPYKYPGGVDHVWNSNLARAVVVWMNEYADFIFKFNPQVAAVRDKQQVGERIELRKNLNCKSFKWYLDNVWPQHFFPSDERWFGRIKNDKGACLAASSSTPGVGGPASGVSCAGDLQLQGLVVFTPEGNFMVDDGMCLERGNGRVVWKSCNGNSKQVWEQKGPRIKSDTGLCLTIIANKSRDGVEDPITLNKCSLNRGQIWHFERVPWR, via the exons ATGTTACTCAGATCt GAACCCTGGTCTCTACTATGTAGGGGCCGAAAGAAAAAGATAGTAACCCTAGTGATCGTTCTTATGTTTCTCATTAATGCTTTGTTTTATGTGGCTTTAGTATTGCACAATACTGTAAAGAAGAGACTAGAAAACAAAAG GTACTATGATAACAATTCctatttagataaaaatggAATGAAAGTCATTGTTGGACATTATATTGGTGGAAATAATGGTGGTCCATTGTCTGATG atGAAGTTAATGCAAATAATTACGCGCCAGTGGCAGGTGCCGGAGAAGGAGGAAGGCCCGTTCAGATTTCGCAGCGCGAGTTGATCACTGCCAAGGAGCTCTTTTCTCTCCACTCCTACAATATAGTTGTTGGAGACAAAATATCTATCAATAGAAGTCTTCCTGACATGCGGAGTGAAAG CTGTAGAAGTGTGGAATATGACATCAACAACTTGCCTACAGCTACAGTGATCATCGTATTTCACAATGAGGCGTGGTCCACTCTCATGAGGACCGTCATGTCTGTGATACTCAGGTCACCTGAGCAGTTAATTAAACAG ATAATTTTAGTTGACGACGCCAGCGAGAGAGCGTACCTAGGCAAAGAGTTGGAAGATGCTATAGCCGACTTTCCCAAAGTGCATTTGTTGAGAAACTCGAAACGGACCGGGTTGGTCGGTGCTCGGTTGCTGGGCGCAAAAGCCGCTATCGGAGATGTATTGGTGTTTTTAGATGCGCACTGTGAg GTAACTCCGGGTTGGCTAGAACCGTTACTAGAACGCGCAGGCAGCGACGATGTCTTCATATGTCCACACATCGACGTCATCTCTGATGATACCTTTACCTACACGAAGAGTATCGACGCTCACTGGGGCGCCTTCAGCTGGCACCTCCATTTCCGCTGGCTGTTCCCCAGCAAAGAGGTCATGAAACAAAAGGAGGAAGACCCCTCGAAGCCATACCCCACACCGGCCATGGCAGGCGGTCTTTATGCTGTTagaaagagtttgttttggcGCTTGGGGAGTTACGATGAAGGTATGGTCATTTGGGGCTCGGAAAATCTAGAACTCTCCTGGAGAGCTTGGCAATGCGGGGCCAGAGTCGAGATTACCCCATGTTCTAGGGTGGGTCACTTGTTTAGGAGACGCACCCCGTATAAATACCCGGGTGGCGTTGATCATGTTTGGAACAGCAATCTAGCGCGCGCGGTCGTAGTATGGATGAACGAGTATGCAGACTTCATTTTCAAGTTCAACCCGCAAGTCGCCGCCGTGCGGGATAAACAGCAAGTGGGGGAACGGATAGAGTtgaggaaaaatttaaattgcaaaAGTTTCAAATGGTATTTAGATAATGTTTGGCCTCAGCATTTCTTCCCTTCAGATGAAAGGTGGTTTGGTAGGATCAAGAATGATAAGGGCGCTTGTTTGGCCGCCTCGTCTTCTACTCCCGGGGTCGGTGGCCCTGCTTCCGGAGTGTCATGCGCTGGCGACTTGCAACTACAAGGGTTGGTAGTGTTTACACCAGAAGGGAACTTTATGGTGGACGACGGTATGTGTTTAGAGAGAGGGAACGGTCGCGTCGTTTGGAAGTCTTGCAATGGTAACTCTAAACAGGTTTGGGAGCAAAAAGGTCCGAGAATAAAGAGCGACACTGGGTTATGTTTGACTATAATCGCGAACAAAAGTAGGGATGGGGTCGAAGACCCTATCACGTTGAATAAATGCTCGCTAAACCGTGGACAAATATGGCATTTCGAACGAGTGCCTTGGCGTTAA
- the LOC106134333 gene encoding polypeptide N-acetylgalactosaminyltransferase 3 isoform X1, which translates to MLLRSEPWSLLCRGRKKKIVTLVIVLMFLINALFYVALVLHNTVKKRLENKSRYYDNNSYLDKNGMKVIVGHYIGGNNGGPLSDDEVNANNYAPVAGAGEGGRPVQISQRELITAKELFSLHSYNIVVGDKISINRSLPDMRSESCRSVEYDINNLPTATVIIVFHNEAWSTLMRTVMSVILRSPEQLIKQIILVDDASERAYLGKELEDAIADFPKVHLLRNSKRTGLVGARLLGAKAAIGDVLVFLDAHCEVTPGWLEPLLERAGSDDVFICPHIDVISDDTFTYTKSIDAHWGAFSWHLHFRWLFPSKEVMKQKEEDPSKPYPTPAMAGGLYAVRKSLFWRLGSYDEGMVIWGSENLELSWRAWQCGARVEITPCSRVGHLFRRRTPYKYPGGVDHVWNSNLARAVVVWMNEYADFIFKFNPQVAAVRDKQQVGERIELRKNLNCKSFKWYLDNVWPQHFFPSDERWFGRIKNDKGACLAASSSTPGVGGPASGVSCAGDLQLQGLVVFTPEGNFMVDDGMCLERGNGRVVWKSCNGNSKQVWEQKGPRIKSDTGLCLTIIANKSRDGVEDPITLNKCSLNRGQIWHFERVPWR; encoded by the exons ATGTTACTCAGATCt GAACCCTGGTCTCTACTATGTAGGGGCCGAAAGAAAAAGATAGTAACCCTAGTGATCGTTCTTATGTTTCTCATTAATGCTTTGTTTTATGTGGCTTTAGTATTGCACAATACTGTAAAGAAGAGACTAGAAAACAAAAG CAGGTACTATGATAACAATTCctatttagataaaaatggAATGAAAGTCATTGTTGGACATTATATTGGTGGAAATAATGGTGGTCCATTGTCTGATG atGAAGTTAATGCAAATAATTACGCGCCAGTGGCAGGTGCCGGAGAAGGAGGAAGGCCCGTTCAGATTTCGCAGCGCGAGTTGATCACTGCCAAGGAGCTCTTTTCTCTCCACTCCTACAATATAGTTGTTGGAGACAAAATATCTATCAATAGAAGTCTTCCTGACATGCGGAGTGAAAG CTGTAGAAGTGTGGAATATGACATCAACAACTTGCCTACAGCTACAGTGATCATCGTATTTCACAATGAGGCGTGGTCCACTCTCATGAGGACCGTCATGTCTGTGATACTCAGGTCACCTGAGCAGTTAATTAAACAG ATAATTTTAGTTGACGACGCCAGCGAGAGAGCGTACCTAGGCAAAGAGTTGGAAGATGCTATAGCCGACTTTCCCAAAGTGCATTTGTTGAGAAACTCGAAACGGACCGGGTTGGTCGGTGCTCGGTTGCTGGGCGCAAAAGCCGCTATCGGAGATGTATTGGTGTTTTTAGATGCGCACTGTGAg GTAACTCCGGGTTGGCTAGAACCGTTACTAGAACGCGCAGGCAGCGACGATGTCTTCATATGTCCACACATCGACGTCATCTCTGATGATACCTTTACCTACACGAAGAGTATCGACGCTCACTGGGGCGCCTTCAGCTGGCACCTCCATTTCCGCTGGCTGTTCCCCAGCAAAGAGGTCATGAAACAAAAGGAGGAAGACCCCTCGAAGCCATACCCCACACCGGCCATGGCAGGCGGTCTTTATGCTGTTagaaagagtttgttttggcGCTTGGGGAGTTACGATGAAGGTATGGTCATTTGGGGCTCGGAAAATCTAGAACTCTCCTGGAGAGCTTGGCAATGCGGGGCCAGAGTCGAGATTACCCCATGTTCTAGGGTGGGTCACTTGTTTAGGAGACGCACCCCGTATAAATACCCGGGTGGCGTTGATCATGTTTGGAACAGCAATCTAGCGCGCGCGGTCGTAGTATGGATGAACGAGTATGCAGACTTCATTTTCAAGTTCAACCCGCAAGTCGCCGCCGTGCGGGATAAACAGCAAGTGGGGGAACGGATAGAGTtgaggaaaaatttaaattgcaaaAGTTTCAAATGGTATTTAGATAATGTTTGGCCTCAGCATTTCTTCCCTTCAGATGAAAGGTGGTTTGGTAGGATCAAGAATGATAAGGGCGCTTGTTTGGCCGCCTCGTCTTCTACTCCCGGGGTCGGTGGCCCTGCTTCCGGAGTGTCATGCGCTGGCGACTTGCAACTACAAGGGTTGGTAGTGTTTACACCAGAAGGGAACTTTATGGTGGACGACGGTATGTGTTTAGAGAGAGGGAACGGTCGCGTCGTTTGGAAGTCTTGCAATGGTAACTCTAAACAGGTTTGGGAGCAAAAAGGTCCGAGAATAAAGAGCGACACTGGGTTATGTTTGACTATAATCGCGAACAAAAGTAGGGATGGGGTCGAAGACCCTATCACGTTGAATAAATGCTCGCTAAACCGTGGACAAATATGGCATTTCGAACGAGTGCCTTGGCGTTAA